The Bacteroidota bacterium sequence AAATTGCCGGATGTGACCCGCACATACCGACATACCGAAAATAACAACTTCGTTTCTCTGATTCAATATCCAAGCATTAGTGGCTATAACCAAATGAAAGAGGGGATTATTCCTTACATGAAAGAACTGAAGGAAAAGAACCACAAGCAGTATACTCAAAACATACTTCAATTGGCTGTTTTGGTGATTTGGTTGATTGTTTTTTTTGTATTGGATTGGGAAAAAGCGTTATTGTTTGTGTTTATTCTTCAACAAGTAGCGCAACTTTCGGTCATAGTTTTCAATTACGTACAACATGTACACGCCGACGAAGAATCAGAATATAACCATTCACGGAACTTTCTTGGCGTGAACGCTTTTCTTTTCAACAACGGCTTTCACACTATCCACCACATGCGCGCTTCTTTGCATTGGAGCGAAGCCCCCGCAGCCCACGAAAAAATTGCCCATCTTATAAACCCGGACCTTACCGAAAAAAGTATTTGGGTTTATCTCGTGCGAACCTATGTTCTCAGCATCTTCATTCCCCAATACCGTTCTGAATCCAGAAGATTGGCTCGAATAGCCAAAGAAAAAAATTAAGTTGGACTGTTTAATCAGCCCATTTCCTCTCATATCTTGCTAAATCAGACGTTAGTAAAAGGGGATTTATACCTACCCCATCTTCTAACTATTATATTCGCATCCCAATTCAAGAAAAATGGCAGACAATACCATCATATTTTCCATGCAGGGCGTGGGCAAAACTATTCCTCCAAGCAAAATAATTCTAAAAGATATTTACCTCAGCTTCTTCTATGGAGCCAAAATCGGCATCATTGGTGCCAACGGTTCGGGTAAATCAACCTTGCTCAAAATCATTGCCGGAGTAGATGAAAACTATCTGGGCAAAATTGAAAAAAGCAAAGACTACTCCATAGGCTACCTTGAACAAGAGCCGAAATTGGACGAAACCAAAACTGTCATCGAAATCATTCGCGAAGGCAAAAAGGAAATATTTGCTCTGCTCGATGAATTTAACAACATTTCCGAACAGTTCAACGATCCGAATCTCGGTGGCGACAAAATGGAAAAACTATTAGAGCGCCAAGGTGTTCTACAAGATAAAATTGATGCGGCAAATGCTTGGGAAATTGATCAGGTGCTTAACCGCGCTATGGATGCCCTACAATGTCCCGAGCCAGAGGCTTCCGTCAAGAACCTCTCTGGCGGCGAGAAAAGAAGAGTAGCTCTTTGTCGCCTCTTGTTGCAAGAACCTGACGTACTCCTCTTAGATGAACCTACCAACCACCTCGATGCGGAATCGGTACTTTGGTTAGAGCATCACCTCGCCCAATATAAAGGAACAGTCATCTGCATCACCCACGACCGTTATTTCCTTGATAATGTAGCTGGTTGGATTCTTGAACTCGAGGGCGGAAAAGGTATTCCTTGGAAAGGAAACTATTCTTCGTGGCTCGAACAAAAACAAACTCGTTTAGCTCAAGAAGAAAAAATAGAAAGTAAGCGCCAAAAAATGCTCGAACGTGAATTGGCATGGGTCCGTATGGGACAAAAGGCGCGTCAAGCAAAGAGCAAAGCCCGTTTGCAGAACTATGAAAAAATGGCTTCGGAAGAAGTAAAAGCCGCCGACGAAAAACTCGAAATATACATTCCGCCAGGTCCACGCCTCGGCGCCAAAGTTATCGTAGCCAAAGACGTTGCTAAAAGCTTCGGTGACCGACTGCTTTATGAAAACCTCAACTTCTCCCTTCCCCAAGGAGGAATCGTCGGAATCATTGGCCCCAACGGTGCCGGTAAAACTACATTATTCCGCATGATCATGGGCGAAGAAAAACCAACTGCTGGAACCTTTGAGGTAGGAGAAACCGTCAAAATCGCCTACGTAGATCAAGTTCACTCAAATATAGATCCAGAAAAAACCGTCTGGGAGGTTATTAGCAAAGGTGGCGAATGGATTGAACTAGGCAAACTCAAAATGAATTCAAGAGGCTACGTATCACGCTTCAACTTCAATGGCGCCGACCAACAGAAAAAGATAAAAATCCTCTCGGGTGGCGAACGGAACCGCCTCCATCTTGCCCTCACCCTCCGCGATGAAGCCAATGTCCTACTCCTCGATGAGCCTACGAACGACCTCGATGTCAACACCATGCGTGCCCTCGAAGAAGCTCTCGAAAACTACGCCGGTTGCGCCGTCATCATCTCCCACGACCGGTGGTTCCTTGACCGTGTCTGCACCCACATCCTCGCCTTCGAAGGCGAAGGACAAGTTTACTGGTTCGAAGGCAGTTTCAGCGACTATGAAGAGAACAAAAAACAACGCCTCGGCATCAATGATGACCAACCTCGGAAATTCAAGTACAAGAAACTGTTAGCGCAGTAACGATTCAAAGCTATCCGTGCCTGACTTTGCATTTATTTTTCTTAATCTAAAAGACAAATTGCGGGGGAATAAATTAAACTACTTTCGCTTGCTTAATATTTTGAAATGAGTTTATTGAACGTCCTCGAAACAAGAAGCAACAAGCACTGCGAACTCTGTGCTATCGAAACCAAACTATCTGTTTATGACCTCCCTCCTCATCCTGAACAGCGGGAAGAAGACAGTATACTGATTTGCGAAAAATGCTTGAGACAACTGGATAAAAAAGAAGAACTTGACAGTGCGCACTGGTCTTGTTTGACGAATAGCATGTGGAGTACAGTGCCTGCCGTTCAAGTGGTAACATGGCGCATGTTAAATCGCCTCCGACACGAAAGTTGGGCAGCCGATGCTCTGGACCAAATGTATTTTGATGAGCCAACTCTCACTTGGGCAAAAGCTACTAACGACCATGAAAGTTCTAGCACAGTAGAACTACACCGCGATTGCAACGGAAATATTTTACAAGATGGCGACTCGGTGGTGCTGACTAAAACACTCGATGTAAAAGGCTCCTCACTCAATGCCAAACTCGGCACGGTGGTAAAAGGAATAAAACTTGTGGCCGATAACATAGAACAAATTGAAAGGAAGATTGATGGACAAACCATTGTCATCTTGACCAAGTATCTAAGGAAGGGTTAGACTTGATTCGCGCTTGTGATTCATATATAGCTTATCTGGTAATTGATGGATTCGTGCTAGATAATAGTCCTACAAAAAGCCGAACTAAATGGTGCTTATTAACAATTGAACATTCTTCCTTTCCATAAATTTTGTTTTTTCCATAATAATCTTGCATATTTGCGCTCCCAAAAATTAAGGGTTATGAGTAAAGTATGTGAATTAACAGGTAAGCGCCCAATGTTTGGGCATTCGGTTTCCCATTCCAATGCGAAAACAAACCGTAAGTTCTTACCCAACTTAAAGAAAAAGAAATTTTTTATCCCCGAGCTTGATGAATGGATTGAATTGAAGGTTTCCACCTCCGCCCTTCGGACCATCAACAAAAAAGGTATCTACAGCTACCTTAAGGACCTCGATAAAAAGGGCGAAATCAAATTGAGTTAATCAGAAAGATTTAAGAAGAGAATATAATTATGGCTAAGAAATCAAAAGGCAACAGAATCCAAGTTATCTTGGAGTGCACCGAACAAAAAGATTCAGGCGTTGCGGGCGCAAGTCGCTATATGACCTATAAAAACCGGAAAAACACCACCGAAAGACTGGAGTTGAAAAAGTACAATCCATTTTTGAAGAAAGTAACATTACACAAAGAGATTAAATAAAAAAAGCTCATGGCAAAAATTTCAAAGAACGCAAGAACAGACCGTGCTACCGTAGTCGGTTCAAAAGACTATGTGAAAGTGATTAAAGCAGTAAAAGGGAAAACTAACAATTATTCCTTCCTCGAGAAGATTGTTCACAAAGATAAGGTACAAGATTTTCTCGCCGGAAAGGAGGTATAATCATTTCTGCAAAGATTTTTAACGAGCATCTTTCGATTGAGAGATGCTTTTTTAGTTTATAAAA is a genomic window containing:
- a CDS encoding fatty acid desaturase, coding for MAVITHNHNHLNIWTNKILNILTDWWLTVFYGLPIFVWIPTHNRNHHRYNNKLPDVTRTYRHTENNNFVSLIQYPSISGYNQMKEGIIPYMKELKEKNHKQYTQNILQLAVLVIWLIVFFVLDWEKALLFVFILQQVAQLSVIVFNYVQHVHADEESEYNHSRNFLGVNAFLFNNGFHTIHHMRASLHWSEAPAAHEKIAHLINPDLTEKSIWVYLVRTYVLSIFIPQYRSESRRLARIAKEKN
- the ettA gene encoding energy-dependent translational throttle protein EttA, with translation MADNTIIFSMQGVGKTIPPSKIILKDIYLSFFYGAKIGIIGANGSGKSTLLKIIAGVDENYLGKIEKSKDYSIGYLEQEPKLDETKTVIEIIREGKKEIFALLDEFNNISEQFNDPNLGGDKMEKLLERQGVLQDKIDAANAWEIDQVLNRAMDALQCPEPEASVKNLSGGEKRRVALCRLLLQEPDVLLLDEPTNHLDAESVLWLEHHLAQYKGTVICITHDRYFLDNVAGWILELEGGKGIPWKGNYSSWLEQKQTRLAQEEKIESKRQKMLERELAWVRMGQKARQAKSKARLQNYEKMASEEVKAADEKLEIYIPPGPRLGAKVIVAKDVAKSFGDRLLYENLNFSLPQGGIVGIIGPNGAGKTTLFRMIMGEEKPTAGTFEVGETVKIAYVDQVHSNIDPEKTVWEVISKGGEWIELGKLKMNSRGYVSRFNFNGADQQKKIKILSGGERNRLHLALTLRDEANVLLLDEPTNDLDVNTMRALEEALENYAGCAVIISHDRWFLDRVCTHILAFEGEGQVYWFEGSFSDYEENKKQRLGINDDQPRKFKYKKLLAQ
- a CDS encoding DUF4295 family protein, with amino-acid sequence MAKISKNARTDRATVVGSKDYVKVIKAVKGKTNNYSFLEKIVHKDKVQDFLAGKEV
- the rpmB gene encoding 50S ribosomal protein L28, with amino-acid sequence MSKVCELTGKRPMFGHSVSHSNAKTNRKFLPNLKKKKFFIPELDEWIELKVSTSALRTINKKGIYSYLKDLDKKGEIKLS
- a CDS encoding PhnA domain-containing protein; protein product: MSLLNVLETRSNKHCELCAIETKLSVYDLPPHPEQREEDSILICEKCLRQLDKKEELDSAHWSCLTNSMWSTVPAVQVVTWRMLNRLRHESWAADALDQMYFDEPTLTWAKATNDHESSSTVELHRDCNGNILQDGDSVVLTKTLDVKGSSLNAKLGTVVKGIKLVADNIEQIERKIDGQTIVILTKYLRKG
- the rpmG gene encoding 50S ribosomal protein L33; this encodes MAKKSKGNRIQVILECTEQKDSGVAGASRYMTYKNRKNTTERLELKKYNPFLKKVTLHKEIK